GCACACGTGGACGCGTGCTCCGGTCAGTTCCGCCAGCATCAGGTCACGGGCAACGGTTGCCGCCTCCGCCACCCAGGGATTGCCGGCCAGGCCGAGCTCCGTGGCCACGCGCCCTTCGTTCATGACACCGCCACACTTAATCGCGTCATCTTCGGCATGAAGGATGATCGGCATGTCAAAACCCGTCGCGTATTCCATGGAACGGCGTAAGACGTCGCCGGATTCCACATTGAGACCATCGTCGGAAAAACCGACGCAACCGGCCAGTTTCAAATCACCCATTTCAACCAATGAGGCCCCCTGTTGCCCTTTGGTGATGGTACAGATGGGGAACACATTGGCACTGCCTTCGGTCCGGGCCTTGTTGATCATGTACAGGGTGGTTGCCTTGTTATCATTGACCGGTTTGGTGTTGGGCATGCAGGCCAAAGAGGTAAAGCCGCCGGCCGCGGCCGAGCGCGTGCCGGTGACGATGTCTTCTTTGTATTCAAAACCGGGATCGCGCAGATGGACATGAATATCGATCAGTCCCGGTGTCACCACCAGGCCATCGGCATCAATCACTTCATCCGCACCATCGGTTGTCAGATTTTCTCCCAGTTCAACGATGCGACCATCTTCGATCATCACATCCAAACGGCTGTCCAGTTCCTGGGAGGGGTCGATCACATGGCCATTTTTAATTACTGTTTTCATCTCAAAACCTCATCTCAGGAAGGAAATTATTCTTCGTCACTGCCACCGGCCAACAGATACAGCAAGGCCATGCGCACCGCCACACCGTTTTCGACCTGCTCCAGGATCACGTTTTGACCACCGTCCGCCACGTAGGAGGAGATCTCAACACCACGATTCAACGGTCCCGGGTGCATGACAATCGCATCCGGCTTGGCCAGCTTGATGTTCTCAGGATTGAGGGCGAAAAACTGGGCATATTCACGCAAGGTGGGGATCAGAGTGTTGCCCCCTTCCCGCTCCAGCTGAATGCGCAGCATCATCACGACGTCGGCATCTTTGATCGCTTCGTTGATATCGGTATAGACTTCGGCACCCATCTCTTCCAGACCGGGCGGCAACATGGTTGGCGGACCGGCCAGGCGTACGGTGGCGCCCATGGTTTTCAGGGCGTAC
This region of uncultured Desulfuromonas sp. genomic DNA includes:
- a CDS encoding dihydroorotase, whose translation is MKTVIKNGHVIDPSQELDSRLDVMIEDGRIVELGENLTTDGADEVIDADGLVVTPGLIDIHVHLRDPGFEYKEDIVTGTRSAAAGGFTSLACMPNTKPVNDNKATTLYMINKARTEGSANVFPICTITKGQQGASLVEMGDLKLAGCVGFSDDGLNVESGDVLRRSMEYATGFDMPIILHAEDDAIKCGGVMNEGRVATELGLAGNPWVAEAATVARDLMLAELTGARVHVCHISTRRTVELIREAKARGVKVTCEVTPHHFTLTEEAVRGYDVNAKMGPPLRTADDVQAMKDGLADGTIDAIATDHAPHHIDDKNVEFNVAANGLVGLETALPLALNLVREGVLTLSQAISCLTDRPAKALRIPRGTLAQGAIADITLMDPEYPWTLDATQMKTKARNTPFDGWELTGAAMLTLREGKTTFQREK